In Micromonospora cremea, the genomic window TCGAGGCGATGGGGGTGCTCTCACACGGCAACGTCCGGGTCAGCCTGCACCGGGAGACGACCGAGGCGGACGTCGAGCGGTTCCTCGCCGAGTTGCCGGGGATCGTCGCCGGGCTGCGCGCCGAGGCGGGGGTGGTGGGGCTGTGACGATGCCGGACGAGGTGCTCGACTGCCGTGGCCAGCGCTGCCCGCTGCCGGTGATCGCGGCGGCCCGACGGATGCCCGAGGTGCCGATCGGCGCGGTGGTCCGGGTGCTCGCCGACGACCCGGCCGCGGCCGTGGACATCCCCGCCTGGTGTCGGATGCGCGGCCAGGAGTTCGTCGCCGCCATAACGGGCCCGGAAGGCCCCGCCTACGACATCCGCCGCGCCCACTGACCGGAAGTCCCCCCGCACCCCGCGATCTTGCAGTTTCTGTCCCGGCGAAAGGCGCATAAAGCGCGGATCGCCGTCACAAGGTGCAAGATCGCGGGAGGTGCGGGGGTACGGGTTAGGGGTTACGGGAGGAGGTGCGGGCGGATCTCGTCGGCGGCCGTGTCGCCGTAGGACTCGGCGAGGCGCTTGACGAACAGGTCGCGGCGGACGTCGTACTCCTGGGTGCCGACGGTCTCCAGGACCAGCGTGGCGAGCAGCGAGCCGACCTGGGCGGCCCGCTCCAGGCCGAGCCCCCAGGAGAGCGCGGTGAAGAACCCGGCCCGGAAGCCGTCGCCCACCCCGGTCGGGTCGACCGCCCGGATCTCCCGCGCGATCGGCACGTGGATCGGGTCCATGCCGCGCCCGGCGATCTCCACGCCGTGCTTGCCCAGCGTGGTGACCCGCACCTTGACCAGCTCCAGCAGCTGGTCGTCGCTCAGCCCGGCCTTGCTCTGCAGCAGCGACTTCTCGTAGTCGTTGGTCATCAGGTACTCGGCGCCCTCGATCAGCGCCACCACGTCCTCGCCCGGCATGCGGGCGAGCTGCTGGGAGGGGTCGGCGGCGAACGCGTACCCGCGAGTGCGGCACTCGGCGGAGTGGCGCAGCATGGCCTCGGGGTCGTTGGCGCTGACCAGCACCAGGTCCAGCCCTCCGAGCCGGTCGGCGACCGGGGCGAGCTCGATGTTGCGCGCCTCACTCATCGCGCCGGCGTAGAACGACGCGATCTGGCACATGTCGGTGTCGGTGGTGCAGACGAAGCGGGCGGTGTGCGCCACCTCGCTGATGTGCACCGAGTCGCAGTCCACCCCGTGCCGCTCGAGCCACGAGCGGTAGTCGGCGAAGTCGGCGCCCACCGCGCCGAGCAGCACCGGGCGCAGCCCGAGCTGGCCCATGCCGAAGGCGATGTTCGCCGCCACCCCGCCCCGGCGGAGCACCAGGTCGTCCACCAGGAAGGAGAGGGAAACCTTGTGCAGCTGATCGGCAATGAGCTGGTCGGCGAAGCGACCGGGAAAGCTCATCAGGTGATCGGTGGCGATCGAGCCGGTCACGGCGATCTTCATGTCAACCCTCGGGGTCGGGAGCAGGGCGCGGTCAGACTACCGGCCCGGCAACCCGGCGGTGTCCGGTCGGTCGGACAACGGCAACCGGCCGGCAACCCGGCCGGTCAGGGCCGCCTCGGGGCCACTCCCGCACCCCGCACGACGACGGGGCCGTCCCGCAGGACGGCCCCGTCGTGATGGTGCGTGGTGCGTGCGGCTCAGTTGAACGAGTCGCCACAGGCGCAGGAGT contains:
- a CDS encoding sulfurtransferase TusA family protein, which produces MTMPDEVLDCRGQRCPLPVIAAARRMPEVPIGAVVRVLADDPAAAVDIPAWCRMRGQEFVAAITGPEGPAYDIRRAH
- a CDS encoding carbohydrate kinase family protein — protein: MKIAVTGSIATDHLMSFPGRFADQLIADQLHKVSLSFLVDDLVLRRGGVAANIAFGMGQLGLRPVLLGAVGADFADYRSWLERHGVDCDSVHISEVAHTARFVCTTDTDMCQIASFYAGAMSEARNIELAPVADRLGGLDLVLVSANDPEAMLRHSAECRTRGYAFAADPSQQLARMPGEDVVALIEGAEYLMTNDYEKSLLQSKAGLSDDQLLELVKVRVTTLGKHGVEIAGRGMDPIHVPIAREIRAVDPTGVGDGFRAGFFTALSWGLGLERAAQVGSLLATLVLETVGTQEYDVRRDLFVKRLAESYGDTAADEIRPHLLP